A window of Macrotis lagotis isolate mMagLag1 chromosome 1, bilby.v1.9.chrom.fasta, whole genome shotgun sequence genomic DNA:
CTATCTAACAAGATGTCTCTACACATTTTATGATAAATGTAAACTAAAAGATAACCTTGGCTCAAGATACTATAAGAATAAACATCAagcaagaatttaaaaagaagacaTGTTTACCAATTATACTTGTTttgaaaagagacagaagagatcCTATAGAAGATAAGATTTTCTAGCTGCTCCAAATGAAGATGACATTGCGCTTTTTGTGCTTAAGTACTATGCTATCTCATCAATGAGCTCCAAAAACCTTCAAAGTAACTGGTCTAGCAATTTAATACCAGAGAAACTAAGTGATGAAGACATACTGACCAGATTTGAACGTTAATTAAAAGACATTCTACTGGGTTAGTCATCACGACAAACACTGCTGACAAATGTTAAATAGGTCCAGAGTTCATCTGAATGTAAGGAAACCACACTTTAGGAAAAACATATAGTTATTTCAATGACCCCAAATTGTTTCCTGACATCAGAACACACACCCTTTTATTAGCAATACTCTACTGTGTATGTGTGAGATTACACATCATGAGACATCACAATTTCAAAAGAATTAATATCTCAaatgattcaaagaaaaatgaaaaggttcatagtTCATAGCTGAAGTAAACAGAATGAAATCACTTCAGTGATAAAGTCCATGTGACAGCATAAAATTCACCATTTTATCATCATcaaggaattttatatatatatatatatatatacatacatatatgtatgtatatatatatatatatatatatacactaagaATAGCTAGTTGATTATGTATGGGGAGAGATAGGTAGAAGATGTTCTAAGTGCAACACTAGTCTGTATAGAATATTAATAAAGAACCAGTAAAAAGTCTACAGACTGGATCCTCTACAGAGGATAAATGGAAAGATGTGTCCaagaataacatatatatataccatagatAAGACATATATAGATAAGACATATATATACCATAGATAAGACCATCAATCCACTGAAAACTCCAATATATTTAGGATGTAATTTTAAACATGTATGATTTCACCCATCCCTTCCTTTCAACTCTTTGATATAAGAAAACTGTTCAGGCTTCCAAGGcttagaaatagaatttgaaagataTTTTAGCTCTATCTATTCAAATTTTATATCTCCAGGTATTCCAGGAATACAGAATTTTCCAAAGTATTATTTGATGTATCTGTTACTTTTGCAAAAAGGAACAATTAAATGCAATATATTATCCGTCAATGGAAGTTTATCCTGAAATTCTGGAAAAGTTGCTACAAATAAagctattctttaaaaaatattctgtacTACTGctgattataaaattttaatagtaaatctattttaaagaactttattttccaaggactttctctattttaaattaTAACCACACAGTAcaataaatttagaaattaagCATCTCCAACGAAAAATGTCATCAAAAATTTTGTAAAGTTACTAATTAACAAAGTCAGAATTCTCATCAAAAGCAGTCTTCacagaggaaagagaatgaaatcaatccaaatttccctattaccTGCATACCCACAATATACAATTTGTTGTAACTAAGCAGATGGAGGAATATAATTATCTGGTAATCACTGAATAAAgattaaatgtttcttttaactaaagattcaatagaaaagaaagaagattgatctagcttatttaaaaaaaacccagaataaaACTGTTAACCAAGCACCTAATTAGACAGACTTCTGAGAAGTTAGTATATCagtaatgttttaaggtttaagAAGAGGATAAACAGAAGCAGTTCAAAACCAGTTATTAAGTTAATTTTAGGAGCTACCATTATAACATGCCTGCAGAatcatggaagaaaaaaatgttctgaagttattttgggtaaaaaatgaattaagagaTATTTGTATGAGTTCTAAGATGTTTTAGATCCTCAATTTCACCTTCAAAGAGCTATAAATACGAAAGTAAAAAAGATTAAAGTATCCAAAAGGCTAAGAATTAAACTTAGCCttaaaataactctaaaatactataatgaaaaagaaataaaatgctgaTATTAACAAGTCTACATGTAAGCTCTAAAATGACagtggataggaaaaaaaatcacaaaggtaCATCAATAGTTTTAAGGCCTCAGCATGACCAAATGGCTCTATGGtctaaaaaataatcaaaagagcaCCCAGATGTAATTGGTgagtcagagaaaaaaaagggatAAGTTCAACAGAAGCTATAAATTAAATATGCATCTAAACctatacattcatacacataaacagataaagagagaaaatcaaatagacagagacaaagaaaacaaGTGAAAAGGGTATTTAGCCTAGACTGAAAAAAGGAGCAGATTAAGAACTCTGCAGCCTAGCTTGGAGTCCAAGAAAAAATGGACCTTGAACAATAAACTAGATTAGTCATGGGAAGTGAGATAGAGGAATTTTATCTCAAGATTTCATTAAGATATCCTCTAGGAgtgactaggtggagcagtggctagagcaccagccctggagtcaggagcacctgagttcaaattcagcctcagatcctaataattacctagttgtgtgaccttcagcaagtcacttagccccactgccttgccaaaaaaaaaaatacaaaaaaaaagttgggctCTTTATcttttgtgtgtatataatagTCTACCTGTATATATTTTCTACTTTCACTATAAACACTAAAGAAATGTCAATATAAAAAACTAGTTTGATTATATATTAAAGTCATGAGGAATCATCATGAAAAGGTGATTATAGGATAACTAATGGAAAAGATGAATACAAGATAATTATGGAGGAAATAACTCTACATTTCCTTAAAGTCATAATTGCAACAAAGAGATccaaactctttaaaaaaaatttttttttaatttttattaaggcaacagggataagtgatttgcccaaggtcacacagctaggcaattataaagtgtctgaggccagatttgaattcagatcctcctgacttcagggcaagtGTTCTATCCTATCCATAGTTGCTCCAAACTCTTGGGTGGCTATCAAGGAAGGGAGTCTACTGGGAGTcttaaatatgacaattctaagagacaaatgctaaaattattttaggTATTTCTCTTAGATGTAGCTCAAAAACTATACAGAAATCTATGATAAAAATACATGCAACAGAAATATGATTAGAAACAAAACTTTAATACCTTTAGTAAATAAAGAGAACTCTGGTCCTGGAGAGAGTTGAAAAAGTATCTGGCATCTTCCGAACCTTTGCATAATTAATAAATCCTCTGAGAAACATAagaaagcctaaaaaaaattttaaaaatacaaagtttCACCACTACTATAAAGAACTTAAGTTCACAAAAATAAAGcctaaataataatttcaaaaattactATGCAAATCCCAATTTCCCCTACAATTACATTTTATGATGACCATGTAGCAAATATGGCAACCTGAAATGAGAGAGAATCTGTAACTATATCtctgctaaaaagaaaaaataaaaataaattctcattaatatttctaaagtggtTTCCACGTCTAATTTCTATTAATTACTAAGTCTAAAGGATCTTACTGTCAGGTTTTATGGATATTTTTATAGGTACCCGAGAACAACAGGAATATCATTTAATTGGCCTAAATgagcacaaaaagaaaaaacagaagtgGTATCAGTACTTATAACTGGAGACTCAGAAGAGACTTGTAAAAATACATTCTTAAGCTTCATAAAATATTCTGAGAGTTAACCACTAAAGAAAAGTGTAACAAATTTGCAGGTTTTTATGAACTAATGTACCACTTGCCAAGCGTTTTTCCCCTAACCAGTCATATTATTGCTCTTTCTTAACTACAGCATATTACTTACCTCCACTAGATGGCAgaatttctttacctttctttaccAGTTTTGAGTCAGATTGACCTTTTACAAGAGTGAGGTGCAAACAATAAAAATCACCATAGGGCAGAGATTTGGGCTGttttttcctttcacaaaatTAAGACATTCACACACAGATccgtaaaacaaaaaaaatttttaaaaatgtcaatgtTCAAGTAACTCCCCCCAAAGTGATTCAAAGTCGTATTTGTAAAAGATCTCAAGGTTCACATTAGTGGAGGGAAAAAAGGGTTTGCTCTCAGGTAAGGTGGTGGCAGCCTCCTCAAAAAATCTGTCAATGACAAATAAAACATGCTTTTTTCTGGAAACGGTAATTTGCTGTTCCAACACCTTAACCCTTGCATAAAATTTCACCATCTTCCACTTATATTTCCACAACTCCAATGTCCTTCTACTGGTAAGAAGTATTTACAACCATTACACCATGGAAGATTTTTCCCTAGTATATTCTATTACAAAAGTAAGCGCCTTATGTATTACTGTGCTGGTAAGAGGAAAGGTATGGATCTACTAAATAAAAGATCAGATCTAGCACTGGCCAAATATATTATCATTGCCTCTAGGGATGGCATGGAGATAAATGTGTAGTATTTTGTGAGTGAAAGCAGTAGAGACTTGCAAGtacaatatttattcaaaaaataatgaaattatgatTAATGACATAATTTTGGTTTGCCTTCTAGAAAATTACCATGTCATAGTATGATTTCcagttttaaaaattcctttgtatttaaatgctTATGGAATCTTGCTTCTAAATAATACATATAGGcagtgggtggcacagtgaatataagtgctagacttggaatcaggaagatctgagttcaaattcaatctcagataccAGCTGTATGACTCTAAGAAGACACTTAAACCCCTTTCATTTTCTGGTATTTAATTTGGTATTGTTTTTAACATACTATTAAAGTgtactaaaaataatttaattcttaaaatataggtaaattttgcttttctatttgtactTTGCAAATACTCACCTAATATAAGGAAAACCCACCAGAGCCAGTACTGACCATCAAAGTAGCCAGGGAAATAAGTggaaaactacaaaataaaaattttaaaataattttcaggtATATTACACTGCAATAGAATCTCAATCTTTATCATAAACAGAATGAAAATTATCTAAGAATTTCAGTAGAAAGTGAACTTTTGGGGACAGCATATCCAAACTATATATGTGGAAGTAGTTTTCAATTTTACTAACATCTCAAAATTATGTACTATCTAAGCCAGTAAATGTAACTACTTGAGACTGATAGGCACAGTTTCCATTTTTATGggtctcaatatatatatatatatatatgtatatataactttCATAAAgtattgttttcaaattttatatatatatatacacacacacacaaacacatgtaatatatgtacatatgttaaCTATTTATAAGTtgctaaaaatgaaaatttgtttctagaaaacaattaaaaaaattttttccttgggacagctaggtgccatagtgaatacagcactggacctggagtcaggaggaaccaagttcaaatgtgaccttggacacttgatacataccagttgtgtgactttagacaagtcacttaacccaaacaacatacaaaaaaaattcttccttgcaTGAATTTATCAAAACTTAATTTATATGATGTCAAATCAAATGGTTGATCCAACCACTTCAGCCTTCTAAGAATTAATAAAAACCACTCATTTTTCAACAATGATCAACTAAATTTCTCCCTTCAATTTCCACTGATTATACTGGAATCACATAGACGCAAAATAGGTCAATtagtttagaaaagaatttttataccctaataaaataattttggggtctacttttatattttttgcaatatACAACTATACAAACAATTTTACAGAATGAAAATGTTTACAAAGTAAGAATTATGGGGTATGTTTTCTACTTTTCAGAGTGGAAATCAGTGGGAGTAGCAGCACTATTTCTGTTAACATGCTAATATCAGTTCAGTTTTTGTAGAGGAtaataatttcagaaataaaCACATAGAGATCacattattaaaaagaaacacaTAAAAGGTATGTGCCCATGAATTACTTTTTCTGGAATATAGTGCCTAGACCATAACTTGAAAGATACTACCCtggtggagtgtgtgtgtgtgtgtgtgtgtgtgtgtgtgtgtgtctatgtatgtataaagtatgaatcaaatgaattcaaattcaactgtttttagtttaatttattaaTGCAAGGGAAAGATAATAGATAAAACTAAAAGCTATATacaaattttagaagaaaaaaagtaagagtaaagaagctaagaaaatattcaatttttttctatttctttccccaataaCCCTTTTTTCTATAGAACTTACCCTGACAATCAAGATCCATTTAATTAAAGATAGGCCAAATCCTGAAATGGCCCCATATCTTCCTGCAGCTGAGGTGGTCAGACAGAAAGACAGGAAAAACCCAATCCAGTTAAAGAGGAATGCcactggaaagagaaaataaaatataaatacatacatacattaatCCATGGGCTAAAAAACCTGTTTGTAAACCTTTTATTTCAATAATGCTGCCAAGGACTGGAAAGGGTATCCTTCTACCCCTCCACCCcccaattcctcatgccaaaaaattCCTCCAAAAAATAGCCAAATACTCAGTCTAAACAAAAACCTTCAGTGTCCCTAGAGTTtctaaaagaaaatgcaaaatctaTCTGGCTATTTAAGGCCTTGCACAATATGGTTCCAACCTACATTTTCagtcttatttcacattattcctttttttatgtaTTCTATTTTCCAGTCAAACTGAATGCTAATTATTCCTCAAAATTAACATGCTAACTCCCACCTTCCTGTATTTGAACTTGTCTTCATTCTGTCCTCATGCTTGAAAATAATTCTTATCTCAATCAAGGAATCCTTTTCATTCTCTGAGACAGAGTTGATGTATTATATTAGGTGTTTAATGTTGTCTTTACTAATTTGCCCTATTCATAAATGTTTTCTCCTTCTTGCTAACTATGACCAGATCTCTCCTTTGCTTTCGTTCCTCCCTACCTTGTTTTATTATCCTGATCTTTATAAAAGTGACATATCAGTCACCATACCCTTTACTCTTCTCCAGTCCTCCCAAAAACCCCATCTCTCTAAAAAAAggctttttcatgttttttttttccacgaGGTTTCtccttttgggggggagagggaagttaTATTTATTCTTACAACGAGACTATTGCAGTAATGTTTTAAAGGGGAGGGCTACTTAAGAGCAAAGACTTGTTTTGCTTCTGTATCCCCAATGccaatcacatttttttaaatgtctgatgaactgaaataaaaaaaaactttattgttAAATGTAGATTTGTACTTCTTtctgatccaaaaaaaaaaggtgatttttTCTATTCACCTCCAGCAAATATCTTTGATTAAATTGGGGCATCACATTTGCTGTGTATTTAAAATGTTCAAGctcttcatatttatttcaaCTATGCAGTTTGTTTGCCTTCACTAAACTTCTagtaaaggaagggagggagggaaggagaaaggaaaggggagaggagaggtaaATGGGATACAataaggaagagaagggggaaggagagagggagaatggtAAGCACAAGGAATCAAAAAAAAAGGTCAACTCTGATTTCTTACTCAAAAAATAATTCCCGTGGAAAATCGTTCAGGTAAAGACACAGTGTTCCTGCTCTACAGGTCAGGTAGGAGAACAGTAATGAAGCAAAACTGGTGTAAAACTGAAGTATTCCGATAAAGACCTTAATTATAGTTTTCATAAATATGCatggggagaaaagaggaaatgagagaatactaaaatataaatatgataatgCTTCAGACAATTTGTTTCCTCCTCTGGGATAAACACAATAAAATGGTTCTAATCACTATATATATACTTACTGAAAAAAGTTAACATGAATATCCCATCATTTCCTATCCTCAGCTGGTCAGCATCATCAAAATCATCCCTTGCTACAAAATCATCATcctaatatgaaaagaaaaaggataatgaAAATTCATATCCAGTACTTctaagggaaaacaaaaacagatataAAAATCAGTATCAACCGAAGGATTTCTTATTCCATTTTGAATTAAAATAGACATGCactaagaaaaagcaaaaccaatataaaattaaacattagTACTTGACtacatacaataaaaataattttcttatgaaTGGAATGCTTTAAGTTTAACAAAGCATCTTCTTCACAGATATTTTATGAGGTATAACAGTATTATCATTACTCCTATCAGAGAAATCAAATGGTCacacaataaaaaaattagagtcaGGAGTTTAACATTTCAACATATTGCCATTTACTTTGCttttaaatgaaacaaattaagCTAGCCCTGCCatccccacccaaaaaaaaaaatctgaaaaattaaatttttaaatgtctgtactttgttatataattaaaatgtttttggttACTCTGAATCTGACAAATATCAGCAAATGACTATTGACAtacacaaagaacagaaaaaagagaatttgacaTGAAACTGCCAATCTTTATTACACACAACTTGTTTTTTGAAGTATATCAATACATTCAGCATATTAGTTTCAAAACTATCCTGGTCAaggtagctaagtggcatagtggatagagcaccatccctgggagtcaggaggacctgggttagaatttgtcctcagacacttaataattacc
This region includes:
- the NDFIP1 gene encoding NEDD4 family-interacting protein 1 isoform X3; the encoded protein is MNANRVKWLAQGHTIKCLRLDLNPAYFDYKDESGFPKPPSYNVATTLPTYDEAERTKAEATIPLVPGRDDDFVARDDFDDADQLRIGNDGIFMLTFFMAFLFNWIGFFLSFCLTTSAAGRYGAISGFGLSLIKWILIVRFSTYFPGYFDGQYWLWWVFLILGFLMFLRGFINYAKVRKMPDTFSTLSRTRVLFIY
- the NDFIP1 gene encoding NEDD4 family-interacting protein 1 isoform X2; this encodes MPSFIFEANRVKWLAQGHTIKCLRLDLNPAYFDYKDESGFPKPPSYNVATTLPTYDEAERTKAEATIPLVPGRDDDFVARDDFDDADQLRIGNDGIFMLTFFMAFLFNWIGFFLSFCLTTSAAGRYGAISGFGLSLIKWILIVRFSTYFPGYFDGQYWLWWVFLILGFLMFLRGFINYAKVRKMPDTFSTLSRTRVLFIY
- the NDFIP1 gene encoding NEDD4 family-interacting protein 1 isoform X1, which produces MAAAAEPGSSGSGGGRYQQLQNEEESGEPERVVSDAPPPYSSISAESAAYFDYKDESGFPKPPSYNVATTLPTYDEAERTKAEATIPLVPGRDDDFVARDDFDDADQLRIGNDGIFMLTFFMAFLFNWIGFFLSFCLTTSAAGRYGAISGFGLSLIKWILIVRFSTYFPGYFDGQYWLWWVFLILGFLMFLRGFINYAKVRKMPDTFSTLSRTRVLFIY